A genome region from Danio aesculapii chromosome 2, fDanAes4.1, whole genome shotgun sequence includes the following:
- the gpaa1 gene encoding glycosylphosphatidylinositol anchor attachment 1 protein: MGLLSDPNRRKALTNLLTRLNTPICVVCYLAAIVWFMGLAFEPFTLRTYMSENAMGSTMVEERFSAGERALAAAKEFDAHKRKADGMPVEWLVKAMQARGLEVFTQSFSRKLPFPDENKERYMVRGTNVYGILRAPRAPRTEALVISAPCTPGSTNNQAVGILLGLAQYFRNQVYWAKDIIFLVNEHDLIGMQAWLEGYHHTNITGMEYSPLQGRAGSIQAALSLELSSDVITSLDLVLEGLNGQLPNLDLANLFYAFCQKLSVLCTIQGKLQRNDWDSAEGYTHAAQTMMLMVLKQASGRSWGDHGLFLRYHIEAASIRGINSFRHYKMDATTIGRLLEGMVRKLNNLLERLHQSYFFYLLPSLSRFVSIGYYMPAFGLLAVILLLRALDLWVHLGAPALSEADGVSEAEQPSSPGVLSVLTPVVISHLTGVALYLLPVYLQEIAVEHFPVSETEAVVLTALAIYTAGLALPHNTQRLLSGEGTEQGWKVLKLTSLLYLAVLLGCTALINFSLGFILAVTLVPITASITPHMLKSVSALAMMLLSPAFTIFYCVFIYQELMEAPVSLSEGFTIFLSVISQGILDHALYGSLVYPLLALFVYPCWLMFWNILFWK, from the exons ATGGGTCTGTTATCCGACCCGAATCGCAGAAAAGCTCTGACCAACCTCCTGACCCGCCTCAACACACCCATATG CGTGGTGTGCTACCTGGCAGCGATAGTGTGGTTCATGGGTCTGGCGTTCGAGCCCTTCACGCTACGCACATACATGTCGGAGAACGCCATGGGCTCCACAATGGTGGAGGAGCGTTTTTCTGCAGGAGAACGAGCTCTGGCTGCTGCAAAAGAGTTTGACGCTCACAAACGAAAAGCAGA TGGAATGCCGGTGGAGTGGCTGGTGAAGGCGATGCAGGCTCGAGGACTGGAGGTGTTCACACAGAGCTTCTCTCGAAAACTGCCCTTCCCTGATGAGAACAAGGAAAGATAT ATGGTTCGAGGCACAAATGTTTATGGGATTTTGCGGGCGCCTCGAGCTCCCCGGACAGAAGCACTCGTGATCAGTGCCCCCTGCACTCCTGGAAGTACCAACAATCAGGCCGTCGGGATCCTGCTGGGCCTCGCACAATACTTCAGGA ATCAGGTTTACTGGGCCAAAGACATCATCTTTTTGGTGAATGAGCATGATCTTATTGGCATGCAGGCCTGGCTGGAGGGATACCACCACACTAACATTACAG GAATGGAGTACTCTCCTCTGCAGGGTCGAGCAGGTTCGATTCAGGCCGCTCTGTCATTGGAGCTCAGCAGTGATGTCATTACCAGTCTTGATTTGGTTTTAGAGGGACTCAATGGTCAGCTGCCCAATCTGGACCTGGCCAATCTCTTCTATGCATTCTGTCAGAAGCTCAGCGTTCTGTGCACCATTCAGGGAAAG CTCCAGAGGAATGACTGGGACTCTGCTGAGGGCTACACCCATGCGGCTCAGACCATGATGCTGATGGTGTTAAAACAAGCTTCTGGACGCTCCTGGGGAGATCACGGCCTCTTCCTCCGATATCACATCGAAGCTGCTTCAATCCGCGGCATCAACAGTTTCAGACACTACAAGATGGACGCCACCACCATTGGCAG ATTGCTGGAGGGAATGGTCCGAAAACTAAACAATCTCTTGGAGCGTCTTCATCAGTCATATTTCTTTTACTTGTTGCCTTCTCTGTCTCGGTTTGTCTCCATCGGCTACTACATGCCAGCGTTTGGCCTGCTGGCGGTCATCTTACTGCTCCGA GCGCTGGATCTCTGGGTTCATCTGGGAGCTCCTGCCCTGTCAGAAGCGGATGGAGTCAGTGAAGCCGAGCAA ccgTCCAGTCCAGGGGTGCTGTCCGTGTTGACCCCAGTGGTGATCAGTCACCTGACCGGTGTGGCGCTGTATCTACTTCCTGTTTACCTGCAGGAAATTGCTGTGGAGCACTTCCCTGTGTCCGAGACCGAAGCTGTGGTGCTGACCGCTCTTGCCATCTACACTGCAGGCCTGGCACTGCCACACAACACACAGCG GTTGTTGTCTGGCGAGGGCACGGAGCAGGGCTGGAAAGTGCTGAAGCTGACGTCTTTGCTCTATCTAGCGGTGCTGTTGGGCTGCACTGCTCTCATTAACTTCTCTCTGGGCTTCATCCTGGCCGTCACACTGGTGCCAATCACTGCCAGCATCACACCACACATGCTCAA ATCTGTGAGCGCTCTGGCTATGATGCTCCTCAGTCCAGCCTTCACCATCTTCTACTGCGTCTTCATCTATCAGGAGCTGATGGAGGCGCCGGTCAGCCTTTCTGAGGGATTCACGATCTTCCTGTCCGTCATTTCTCAGGGAATTCTCGACCATGCGCTCTATGGGTCACTCGTCTATCCGCTTTTAGCCCTGTTCGTTTATCCCTGCTGGCTGATGTTCTGGAACATTCTCTTCTGGAAATAA